The following coding sequences lie in one Megalodesulfovibrio gigas DSM 1382 = ATCC 19364 genomic window:
- a CDS encoding VanZ family protein: MDMCLTRRSAGVLRLMWLASMALVTALSLLPDVGPPAVFDHVDLVAHLIAYAWLALLPRLALRQSDRTWAWGMLGLGLALELLQGLTPYRSLSLWDMLANTAGVGLGVWLGGLVRRRLPRT; the protein is encoded by the coding sequence ATGGATATGTGCTTGACCCGTCGCAGTGCCGGAGTGCTGCGCCTGATGTGGCTGGCCAGCATGGCCCTGGTGACGGCGCTTTCTCTGCTGCCGGACGTGGGACCGCCGGCGGTGTTCGATCATGTCGATCTCGTTGCGCATCTGATCGCCTACGCCTGGCTGGCCCTGCTGCCGCGACTGGCCCTGCGCCAGTCCGACCGCACCTGGGCCTGGGGCATGCTGGGCCTGGGCCTGGCGCTGGAACTGCTCCAGGGCCTCACGCCGTATCGCTCCCTGTCCTTGTGGGACATGCTGGCCAACACCGCCGGCGTGGGCCTGGGCGTGTGGCTGGGCGGTCTGGTCCGGCGGCGGCTGCCGCGCACGTAA
- a CDS encoding 3'-5' exonuclease codes for MPTLLSAPKSSMLDSYRQPMPPEAINALPLTRYEGPVHVFPDAGDLNAAIDDLITEPVIGFDTERRPTFRKGQNFPLSLLQLATANAVYLFQLCRMTLPGVLESLMSDPATVKTGVAVHDDVRELREVILFDAAGFVDLGQVARVHNLPTCGLRNLAANFLGIRISKKERCSNWGRESLTPQQIAYAATDAWASREIHLRMQAAKLL; via the coding sequence ATGCCCACTCTTCTCTCCGCGCCCAAATCCAGCATGCTGGATTCGTATCGCCAACCCATGCCCCCCGAGGCCATCAACGCCCTCCCCCTCACCAGGTATGAAGGGCCTGTGCACGTGTTTCCTGATGCCGGCGATCTCAACGCCGCCATCGACGACCTCATCACCGAACCGGTCATCGGTTTCGATACGGAACGCCGCCCCACCTTCCGCAAGGGGCAGAATTTCCCGCTTTCCCTGCTGCAGCTGGCCACGGCCAACGCCGTGTATCTGTTCCAGCTCTGCCGCATGACCCTGCCCGGGGTGCTGGAGTCGCTCATGAGCGATCCCGCCACGGTGAAGACCGGCGTGGCCGTGCACGACGACGTGCGCGAGCTGCGGGAGGTGATCCTGTTCGACGCTGCCGGGTTTGTGGATCTGGGCCAGGTGGCCCGCGTGCACAATCTCCCCACGTGCGGCTTGCGCAATTTGGCGGCCAATTTCCTGGGCATCCGCATCTCCAAGAAGGAACGCTGCTCCAACTGGGGCCGCGAAAGCCTCACCCCGCAGCAGATTGCCTACGCCGCCACAGACGCCTGGGCCAGCCGCGAGATCCACTTGCGCATGCAGGCCGCCAAACTGCTATGA